The sequence ACGACATCCAGTGGGAGTAGCGCGGCGGCACTTCAGTCCACGCGGGTGTACGTGACGTCGAGCTCCGCCACCACGCGCTCGCCCACCGAGGCCTGGCAGGTGAAGGTGTGCTCGTTGCCCTGGCGCGAGCGGCGGTGCGCGCCGAACGTCACCGTCTGGCCGGCGAACGCGAGGCTGTCCGCGGACAGGCGCACGTCCTTGGCGAGGCAGCGCGCCCAGGGCGCACCCTCCAGGCGGCGCAACAGCGTGGTGGCCACGCGAGTCATGCCGCTGGCGACAATGGCCACCGGCATCACCGGGTGCAGGGCGAAGTGGCCCTTGCACATCTCCGGCGTCACGGGGCCCAGCGTGGCGTTGAGGGACTCGCCGTCCGCGCGCCAGTCGCGCAGGGCCAGCGGCTTGCTGTACGGGTTGGTGCGCAGCTTCGCCCACTCCTCGGGGGTGCGCTGGATGCCGTCGTCACGGCGCGGCTCGCTGCGCATCTCCTGGCGCGCGCCGCCGAACAGGCGGGTGAAGGCGGCGGCGGAGAGGACGTTGTAGTCCACCTCCAGGCGGAACAGCGGCGTGCCGTCCTCGAGCGACAGCAGCGTCTGCGCGGTGGCCGTGCGCTTGCCGGTCATCTGCGCGCGGGCCAGGCCCCAGAGCAGCTCGGTGGAGCGGGCCATGGCCTCGGGGCGCAGCCACTGACCGCGCGCGCCGCACGCCAGGTAGAAGTGCTGGCCGTCCTTCGGCGCCACCAGCGCGGACGCGCACGAGCCCAGGATGGCCAGGTGACGCCCCGACTCCGCCAGGCTGATGGGCATGGCCTCCGCGTCCGGGTCCTGCTGCACCGGAATGCGCGCCACCACCTCGCCCTCGCCCATCACCGTCACGTCCTTCAGCGCGAAGTACGGGTCGCGGACGCAGATGCGCGGGTACAGGTCCGCGTGCGCCAGCTTCGTGTGCGGCGCCAGCCCGGCGAGCGTGCTCAGGGGCTCCTGCGCCGGCATCCAGGTACCGGCAGAGGCGCTGACGGGGGCGAGCGAAGGAGCGGAGACGATGGGGGCGACGTCGAGCATGGAGACCTGACCTCTATTCGGACACGGGGTGTCGGGGGACACCTGCTCGCCTTGTAACCGAGGGAGCTTCCGGTGGTACAGAACTTTTTCTGTTACCCGGAAATATTCTCGTCCGAACGCCCGGAAAGTTTCCTCAGGCCGGTAATTTTATGTCGCAGACATAAATTCGAGCATGGCTCGGCCGGGTGGAAACTGCTCCAGGGAGCAAGAGAGCCGCATCCGACGCAGGGAGTCAAGCGCGGACTGGGGTGAACCCCACCCGTTTCCCTGCAAATGTCCGCCAATGAATTCAGGGATTTATGTGACTCCGGGTTGGAGGCACACGAAGCCGCACTCTGGAGACACAGGAGGTGGTGCGGTGGCGCACGGGGATTCCGGCTACCAGGGTGCGTCGCGGAAGTCCTTGAGGAAGCGGCCGTGGACGGGCTGTCCCTGGAGGCCCCGGAGGATGGGCTCGCAGACGCGGGCGGCGGCGTCCGTGCCGTCCAGGGGTGGGGAGAAGCCCTCTTCCTCCATGCGGCGGCGGCGGGTGTCGGGGTTCTCGTTGGAGACCCAGCCGGGGTCCACGCTGTTCATATAGATGCCGTCGCGGGCGTAGTCCTCGGCGGAGGTGCGCGTCATCATGTTGAGCGCCGCCTTGGCCATGTTGGTGTGCGGGTGGAAGACCGTCTTGCCCCGGCGCTCGAACTGGCCCTCCACCGCCGAGACATTGACGATGTAGCGGTCCGGGAACGGCGAGCGCAGCAGCAGCGGCTTCAGCTGGCCGTTGAGCAGGAACGGAGCGATGGCGTTGACGAGCTGCGCCTCGAGGACTTCCACCGGAGACACCTCGTCCAGCCGCTTCACCCAGGCGTTGTCCTCCTCGCGAGCGGGCGGAAGATCCAGGGCCCGGGGCAGCTCCGACGACAGGGCCTCGAAGCCGATGGCGGACGTCGCCAGAGCGCCCGACACGCCCAGCACGCGCATCACAGTCGCCGACGCGCTCGATGCTCGCAACGCATGGGCCTCGCCGCCACCCGCGGGCAGCACGTCCGGAGCCGCGAGGCCGGGCAGCGCGTGGACGAGAGCGCGCGCCGGGGCCTCCAGCGCCCGGGCCAGCGCATGCTCCTGGGCGAGCAGCGCGGCGCTCTGCTCGGGCGACAGGCGCACCGTCTGGGCGGCGTTGTTGATGAGGATGTCCAGGTGCGGCTCCGTCGCGCACAGGTGCTCGGTGAAGGCGAGCACGCGCTGGGGGAAGCGCAAATCCAGCTCATGGAGCACGAGCCGCTCGCGCCACTTCGCGAAGTCGGGCTCACGCGAGAACCGCAGCGCGGCGTCGTGGGGGAAGCGCGAGGTGACGTGCACGTGCGCTCCGTCGCGCAGCAGCCACAGCGCCACGTGGAAGCCCACCTTCACGCGGCCGCCCGTCACCAGGGCCCGGCGCCCCTCGAGAGACACGTGCTGCCCGCGCCGCGCTTCGCTCAGCTCCGCGCACGTGGGACAGAGGGACAGGTACACGGGATGGAGCTGCGTGAAGCCCTGCTTGCACACGTAGCAGCGCCGCGGGCGGGACACCTGGGCAGGGGCCTCAGGCTCTCGAGGGGCGGAGAAGTCCCGGACGCCGTTCTCCTCGCGCCGGGCGTCCATGAGGGCCTGCACGGTAGAGCGGTCCGCTTCGCTGACGGCGCGGTGGCGCTGCCGGCGCAGGCGCTTCTTCATGCCCCGCTGCACCTGCGTGGCGGCGCGCTCCACCGTCTGCCGCACCGGATGGTCATCCGGGAGCCGGGCCACCGCGCGCAGCACGTCCAGGCAGCGGGCCACGTCCTCCGCCGAGGGCTCCACCGCGTCGTCCTTCTTCATCCGCTCTCCGCGCCGTGACGGTGTGCCCGGGCGGAAGTCGGCCGGATTCGAACCGGCGTCCTTCGGATTAGCAGTCCGACGCGACAACCGCTGCGCTACGAGTCCCGCCCGAGCCTCCGCAGCGTGGCGTGCTCCACCAGGGGACGCAACAGGAAGTGCCCGGATGAGACCGACCGGAGTCGAACCGGCGTCCTCCGCCTTGATAAGGCGGCGCGACAACCGCTGCGCTACGGCCCCACCCGAGCCGGGACAGCGTGACGTGCTCCACCGGACAGCGCAACAGGAGTGCCCGGACGAAGACCGGCCGGATTCGAACCGGCGTCCTTCGGGATTATGAGTCCCGACGCGACAACCGCTGCGCTACGGCCCCGCCCGAGCCTCCACAGCGTGGCGCGCACCGCCGTACGCGTGCAAGCGCCCGGGTGGCAACCGGCCGGATTCGAACCGGCGTCCTTCGGTTTAGCAGACCGACACGACAACCGCTGCGCTACGGCTCCCACCCGAGCGGGTGGAAGCCTCTCGCGCGTGCCCCGGCCGCGCAAGCCGGGACTCAAGGGATGGCTGTGTCAGAGCCAATGCTGAATGTCGGGGTACTTCGCCAACACGGCGAGGCAATGCCCATCAATCAGTATCCCCGCAGCCGGGCTCTTCGTGGCCTCCATGAACCAGCCGAAGACGCTTGCGAATGGATGTCGGCAAACAATGCGTTGGACGGCTCGAGCGCGCTTCCACTGCTGGCGCGAGCAGGCAACGTCATACGCCACCAGAAAACCCTGGAGCGCGTCCCATGCATCTTGGCGCCCCTTCTCAAGGATGCCTCGTCCCAGTCCGAACACCTCGATGCTTTGCACTCCCTTCGGCGTCCGGTGCGTGAACTTGCCAGTGGACCCTGACAGGCGCAGGTGCTCGCGCGGCTCGTCCACCGTTGGGTCGATGAGAAGCGGCAGCCCGGACGCATCCCTCGGGAACTGCTCCCGCTTGTGATTGCTGTTACAGGTGCTGCATGCGAGCAGGTAGTTCGTCCAGGTGAACGCCTTTTGTGGGTAGTCCGCCTTCGGCCAGAAATGCTCGATGTCCGTGCCCGCGCTGTCCTCGCAGTACATGCAGCGCTCGCGCCCCGAGGCCATCACTTCGAGGGCCGCTCGAATCTCGTCGAACGCGCGCCCTTTCTGCTCCCAGAGGCGCCGTGCTTCAGCGCTCGGGTCCGCGGCAGCCATGACCTTCTGGGTCCGCTCGGCCAGGAAATGCATTGCTTCGGAGCTGAGCGGCTCCCGGCTCAGTCTCCTCATTTATCGAGTCCAAGGCTCCGGACGGCTCGGTCCACGAGCGCGCTGCCGGTATCCGGCAGCTGGGCAGACAGACTCTCGAACTCCGCGCGGTCTTCCTCGGTGGCTTTTCCATCCATGAGTCGGACTTCGAGCTCTGCAACTCGCGTGCGCAGCCTCTCGGACTCCTCTGAGTGGACATGGTCCAGGCCGAAGAGTTCCGTCAGCACGGCCTCGTCCACGGTTCCGTTCACGACGGTGCGGAACAGCTCGTCCGAGACGTGCTCAGCCGTGCGTTCCTCGCCGGGCGCCGGCAAACGGATGAGCCCCTTGGGGTCAGCGGCCTGGCAAACAAAGGGACTGTGCGTGGTGACGATGAACTGGATGTTGGGGAAGTGCCGCTTGAGCCAGAAGCCGATGCGCCGCTGCCAGGACACGTGCAGGTGCAGCTCGACTTCGTCGATGAGCACGACACCTGGATAGGGCACGCACCACGTGCCGTTCTGCTGGACGAGCTTGAACTCCTGGTAGGTCGTCTGAAGCTGACGGGCGAGGTCCAGTACGAGCGCGGTTGTCGTGCGGTAGCCGTCGCTCATGTCCCGCAATGGGAAAGTTCGTGCCCCCTGAGTCACCCAGAGCCCGTCGGTATCAATATGCGATACCCGTGTTGAATCTGGCAGCAGCCCATCATTCAAGAGCTCCAACACGCTTTCGATGAGCTCCTTCGCGCCAACCTTATCCTCTAAACGCCGGAAGTGATGCTCTCTAAGCCATTGGACTGCTTCGACCAGGGCGCCGTCCTGTAGGAAAAGACCAACAAGTCGATTCACTTGAGAGGATCCACTAATCGAGCGCTGCGCCTCAGCAGCACTTGCAAGGCGCCGATACGGGCCATACCCAGCAATGAACCAACCACGAGGGTTTACTGCCCATGGCCCATCCTCCAACTCAGAGGTTGAAGTTGCAGGGTCTTTCATCAATGTGGGCTGCTGGTTCCCAAACCTGACTTGCATGGGATAGCTACTTCCGAAGTGCAAGGAGGGCTCAGGACCGGATTCGAACTGCAGCAAGGACAGGTGTGCCTTGAACGACTTCGACGGAGCATCGCCGTTCAAGAAACGATCGTGTTTGGGCTCAGGAACGAACCTGGCAACAACCAGCCCCTCTTGCTTGTCGGTGTGAATCCAACCCGAAAAACTGGGCTGAAGCGCACGTGCAGCAGCCGGTCCCGCGACAACAAGCGCGATGGCCTTAAGCAGTGAAGACTTTCCAGCGCCGTTTCGACCAGCAAGAACCGTCCATCCCGCGAACCCTCCGTCGGGCCGGCTCAAGTCAAGGTCTACTCTTAGCGGCCCCGGGCGAAAGCCTTTGATGCCAGCGATCTCAACCCTGCTCAGGTACATGCCGTCCCGCTCCGATTGACGCTTCGTCCCTCACCGCTCTCCAGCGAGAGCGGACCGTACCTCACAGCTCCACCTGGCTGCCCAGCTCCACCACGCGGTTGGGCGGAATGCGGAAGTACGCCGTGGCGCTGCGTGCGTTGCGGCTCATCCAGGAGAACAGCGCCTCGCGCCAAACCGCCATGCCCGGCTTCTTCGTCGGAATCAGCGTCTCCCGTCCCAGGAAGAAGCTCGTGCCCATGAGCTGGAACTGAAGCCCCTTCTCCCGGCAGCGCTTCAGCACGTCCGGAATGCTCGGGTTCTCCATGAAGCCGTAGCGCGCCACCACGCGCACGAAGCCCTGCTCCAGCGGCTCCACCTCCACGCGCTCCTCGCTCGGCACGTGCGGCACCTCTTCCGGGACAATCGTCAGCAGCACCACCTGCTCGTGCAGCACCTTGTTGTGCTTCAGGTTGTGCAGCAGCGCCGGCGGCGTGCCCTCCGCGTTGCCCGTCATGAAGATGGCCGTGCCCGGCACCCGCACCGGCGGATGGTCCCCGAAGCTCTCCACCAACTCCCGCAACGGAATGCTCGCCGCGCGCAGCTTGCCCGCGAGGATTTCGCGCCCGCGCTTCCACGTCGTCATCAGCGTGAAGATGATGACCGCCAAGAGCAGCGGCAGCCACCCGCCACTCGCAATCTTCACCGTGTTCGCCGCGAAGAACGACAGGTCCACCACCAGGAAGACACCCGCAATCGGCAGGGCCAGCGCCGGACCCATGCCCCACCGCTCGCGCGCCACCACGTAGGCGAGGATGGTCGTAATCGCCATCGTCGTCACCGCGGCGATGCCGTACGCAGACGCCAGCGCGCTCGACGAGCGGAAGCTCAGCACCAGCGCCACCACGCCAATCAGCAGCACCCAGTTGAGGCCGGGCAGGTATATCTGCCCCATCTCCTCCGCCGACGTGTGCACCACCTCCATGCGCGGGCTGTAACCCAGTTGCATCGCCTGGCGCGTAATCGAGAACGCCCCGGAGATGAGCGTTTGAGAGGCGATGATGCCCGCAGCCGTCGCCAGCGCCACCAGCGGGTACAGCGCCCAGTCCGGCGCCAGCAGGTAGAACGGATTGCGCGCCGCGCTCGCGTCGCGCAAGAGCAGCGCGCCCTGCCCCAGGTAGTTGAGCGTCAGCCCCGGCAGCACCAGGCTGAACCAGGCCAGCTTGATGGGCTTCCACCCGAAGTGGCCCATGTCCGCGTAGAGCGCCTCGCCACCCGTCATCACCAGGAACACCGCGCCCAGCACCAGGAAGCCGTGCCCGCCGTTGCGCAGGAAGAACAGCGCCGCATGGTGCGGCGACAGCGCCCACAGCACCTCGGGGTTGTGCAGCACCTCCTTGGCCCCCAGCACACCCAACGAGAAGAACCACACGCACATGATGGGCCCGAACACCGAGCCGATGCCCGCCGTCCCGTGCCGCTGCACCAGGAAGATGATGAGGATGATGACGAGCGTGATGGGGATGACGTAGGGCTCGAAGACGGGCGTCGCCACGTTGAGGCCCTCCACCGCGCTGAGCACGGTGATGGCCGGAGTGATGATGCCGTCTCCGTAGAGCAACGCCGCGCCGAAGATGCCCAGCGTCACGAGCACCGGCCGTGCCTTGTGCGTCTGTCCCCGGGGCCGCTGCATGGCCAGCGCCATCAGCGCGAGGATTCCGCCCTCGCCCCGGTTGTCCGCCCGCATCACGAAGATGAGGTACTTCACCGAGACGACGATGATGAGCGACCAGAAGATGAGCGACAGCACCCCCATCACGTTGTCCGGCGTGGGGGCGACGCTGTGGGGCCCGTGGAAACACTCGCGCAGCGCGTACAGCGGGCTCGTCCCGATGTCGCCGTAGACGATGCCCAATGCCCCCAGGGCCAGGAGCGCTGTTCGCTTGAAGAGGTCCGGAGGCTCCCGGGTTTCGACTCCCCCCGAGGCTCCCGAGATGTTGGCTTTCACGCCCTACGCTTTAGCCGAACCCGGGCCATGAGCAACGGACGTGACACGGTGCCTCCTGCTTTCCAACGCCCGGGTATGGCCGTGTGTGCCCGAGTGAGCACGCACTCCGCGCCACAGCACCGCGGAGCGGGGTTGCGCGTATGACACCAACAGTCCGGGCCGCGAGGTGTTCTCCACCCGAGACGTAAAACCAGCCCGGCACACCAAGCCCATGCCCCCATGCGTGAGCTCCATGTTCCCATTCATGGGGCGGGGGGCAGCATGTCCAGGTCGGCAGCATCCAGATGGGGTGAGCCCTGGCAGTACGGGGCTCAAGCACCGGAAGTGGAAGAACGGTTGGCGTTGCTGGCCGAGGCCTCGCGCGTCCTGGCCGATGTCAGCCTGGAGCCTCCGGCCGTCATGGAGCGGCTGTGCGAGCTGGTGGTGCCGCTGCTCGGCGCGGCGTGCGCGCTGCGGCTGATGTCCGAGGACGGGAGGTGGCTGCGCACGGTGGCGTCCGCCTCGGCGACTCCGGAGACGCGGCTGCTCTTCCAGAGCCTCGTCGCCCCGGTGCTGCGCGCGGACGAGGGCCCCTCCGCCGAGGTGCTGCGCTCGGGCCAGGCGCTGTGGGTGCCCCGGCTGGAGGTGGAGGAATTGCGCCGGCTGGTGCCGCCACAGCACCACGGGCTTTTGGAGCGCATTCCCTTCACACGCTCGCTGGTGCTGCCGCTGCGCGCACGGGGCCGGGGACTGGGGACGCTGACGGTGTGGCGGGAGCCGGCGGCGGCGCCATTCGAGGCGGGAGAGCAGCTCCTCCTCCAGGAGCTGGCGGACCGGGCCGCGCTGGCGCTGGACGTGGCGCGCCTGTACGCGGCGGAGCGGCGGGCCCGGCAGTCGGCGGAGGTGGCCGCGGGCCGGCTGGCGCGGCTGCAGCGGGTGACGGCGGAGCTGTCACAGGTGCTCACCGCGCCGCGCGTGGCGGAGGTGGTGGTGGACCAGGGCGTGGAGGCGGTGGGCGCGCGCGGCGGCGGCTTCTGGCTGGTGGAGCCCGGGGACGGACAGGCGCGGCTGCTGCGCTGCACGGGCGAGGACGCGCGCATGCTGTCCGGCGTGTTCAGCGCGGTGCCGCTGGAGCAGTGCTCGCCCATCACCGAGTCCATCCGCGAGGCGCGTCCCGTGTGG comes from Pyxidicoccus parkwaysis and encodes:
- a CDS encoding SDR family oxidoreductase, translated to MKKDDAVEPSAEDVARCLDVLRAVARLPDDHPVRQTVERAATQVQRGMKKRLRRQRHRAVSEADRSTVQALMDARREENGVRDFSAPREPEAPAQVSRPRRCYVCKQGFTQLHPVYLSLCPTCAELSEARRGQHVSLEGRRALVTGGRVKVGFHVALWLLRDGAHVHVTSRFPHDAALRFSREPDFAKWRERLVLHELDLRFPQRVLAFTEHLCATEPHLDILINNAAQTVRLSPEQSAALLAQEHALARALEAPARALVHALPGLAAPDVLPAGGGEAHALRASSASATVMRVLGVSGALATSAIGFEALSSELPRALDLPPAREEDNAWVKRLDEVSPVEVLEAQLVNAIAPFLLNGQLKPLLLRSPFPDRYIVNVSAVEGQFERRGKTVFHPHTNMAKAALNMMTRTSAEDYARDGIYMNSVDPGWVSNENPDTRRRRMEEEGFSPPLDGTDAAARVCEPILRGLQGQPVHGRFLKDFRDAPW
- a CDS encoding potassium transporter Kup, which encodes MKANISGASGGVETREPPDLFKRTALLALGALGIVYGDIGTSPLYALRECFHGPHSVAPTPDNVMGVLSLIFWSLIIVVSVKYLIFVMRADNRGEGGILALMALAMQRPRGQTHKARPVLVTLGIFGAALLYGDGIITPAITVLSAVEGLNVATPVFEPYVIPITLVIILIIFLVQRHGTAGIGSVFGPIMCVWFFSLGVLGAKEVLHNPEVLWALSPHHAALFFLRNGGHGFLVLGAVFLVMTGGEALYADMGHFGWKPIKLAWFSLVLPGLTLNYLGQGALLLRDASAARNPFYLLAPDWALYPLVALATAAGIIASQTLISGAFSITRQAMQLGYSPRMEVVHTSAEEMGQIYLPGLNWVLLIGVVALVLSFRSSSALASAYGIAAVTTMAITTILAYVVARERWGMGPALALPIAGVFLVVDLSFFAANTVKIASGGWLPLLLAVIIFTLMTTWKRGREILAGKLRAASIPLRELVESFGDHPPVRVPGTAIFMTGNAEGTPPALLHNLKHNKVLHEQVVLLTIVPEEVPHVPSEERVEVEPLEQGFVRVVARYGFMENPSIPDVLKRCREKGLQFQLMGTSFFLGRETLIPTKKPGMAVWREALFSWMSRNARSATAYFRIPPNRVVELGSQVEL
- a CDS encoding AAA family ATPase; translated protein: MYLSRVEIAGIKGFRPGPLRVDLDLSRPDGGFAGWTVLAGRNGAGKSSLLKAIALVVAGPAAARALQPSFSGWIHTDKQEGLVVARFVPEPKHDRFLNGDAPSKSFKAHLSLLQFESGPEPSLHFGSSYPMQVRFGNQQPTLMKDPATSTSELEDGPWAVNPRGWFIAGYGPYRRLASAAEAQRSISGSSQVNRLVGLFLQDGALVEAVQWLREHHFRRLEDKVGAKELIESVLELLNDGLLPDSTRVSHIDTDGLWVTQGARTFPLRDMSDGYRTTTALVLDLARQLQTTYQEFKLVQQNGTWCVPYPGVVLIDEVELHLHVSWQRRIGFWLKRHFPNIQFIVTTHSPFVCQAADPKGLIRLPAPGEERTAEHVSDELFRTVVNGTVDEAVLTELFGLDHVHSEESERLRTRVAELEVRLMDGKATEEDRAEFESLSAQLPDTGSALVDRAVRSLGLDK